A region from the Gossypium hirsutum isolate 1008001.06 chromosome A08, Gossypium_hirsutum_v2.1, whole genome shotgun sequence genome encodes:
- the LOC107952862 gene encoding uncharacterized protein isoform X1, translated as MESHVPSNRNETWTEEKHVHFLNSMEAWFVRSMLQSNDRYNLRLDRHLPDSSDSTLDCKPRTKHSTSAAEHFIGKTRSKMKKSRPVKRSMRPSSQPHDSAQDQVVPQLKN; from the exons ATGGAGTCGCACGTGCCCAGCAACCGAAATGAGACATGGACGGAGGAGAAGCATGTGCACTTCTTGAACTCCATGGAAGCATGGTTCGTCCGTTCAATGCTTCAGAGTAACGACCGCTATAATCTCCGTCTCGACCGTCACTTGCCTGACAGCTCCGACTCCACTCTCGATTGCAAACCAAGGACAAAGCATTCCACTTCAG CAGCAGAACATTTCATTGGCAAAACTAGAAGCAAAATGAAGAAGAGTAGGCCTGTAAAAAGATCAATGAGACCATCATCTCAGCCGCATGATTCAGCACAAGATCAG GTGGTGCCACAGTTAAAGAATTAA
- the LOC107952862 gene encoding uncharacterized protein isoform X2 yields MESHVPSNRNETWTEEKHVHFLNSMEAWFVRSMLQSNDRYNLRLDRHLPDSSDSTLDCKPRTKHSTSAEHFIGKTRSKMKKSRPVKRSMRPSSQPHDSAQDQVVPQLKN; encoded by the exons ATGGAGTCGCACGTGCCCAGCAACCGAAATGAGACATGGACGGAGGAGAAGCATGTGCACTTCTTGAACTCCATGGAAGCATGGTTCGTCCGTTCAATGCTTCAGAGTAACGACCGCTATAATCTCCGTCTCGACCGTCACTTGCCTGACAGCTCCGACTCCACTCTCGATTGCAAACCAAGGACAAAGCATTCCACTTCAG CAGAACATTTCATTGGCAAAACTAGAAGCAAAATGAAGAAGAGTAGGCCTGTAAAAAGATCAATGAGACCATCATCTCAGCCGCATGATTCAGCACAAGATCAG GTGGTGCCACAGTTAAAGAATTAA